In one window of Paraflavitalea soli DNA:
- the rpiA gene encoding ribose-5-phosphate isomerase RpiA has protein sequence MLTANEIKRKVGEQAAELVQPGMTVGIGTGSTAYWLVMALGEKVRQGLDIRCVPTSRETAKLASEQQIPLIALNDAAVIDITIDGADEIDPQGQLIKGGGGALLQEKMVAAASRQLVIIADHTKLVKQLGVFPLPVEVIPFGWKQVQRHIEALYSIKSILRTKDDQPLVTDHGHYILDCHFNQIADAPALNIALNTIPGVVDNGLFIKMATCTIIGYPDGSVKESGVD, from the coding sequence ATGTTAACGGCTAATGAGATCAAAAGAAAGGTAGGAGAACAGGCGGCTGAACTGGTACAACCGGGTATGACAGTGGGGATAGGCACAGGCTCTACAGCTTATTGGCTGGTGATGGCGCTGGGTGAAAAAGTGCGCCAGGGACTGGATATCCGTTGTGTACCTACTTCCCGGGAAACAGCCAAGCTGGCCAGCGAACAGCAAATTCCCCTTATAGCACTCAATGATGCAGCTGTTATTGATATTACCATTGACGGGGCCGATGAGATCGATCCGCAAGGACAACTCATCAAGGGCGGCGGTGGAGCACTGCTACAGGAAAAGATGGTAGCTGCCGCCTCCCGACAACTGGTGATCATTGCCGATCATACCAAGCTGGTAAAACAACTGGGCGTCTTCCCCCTGCCCGTAGAAGTCATTCCTTTCGGATGGAAGCAAGTACAACGGCATATTGAAGCCTTGTATTCCATCAAAAGCATCTTACGTACAAAGGACGATCAACCCCTGGTTACAGACCATGGTCACTATATCCTCGACTGCCATTTTAACCAGATAGCAGATGCCCCCGCTCTCAATATTGCCCTCAACACCATACCCGGTGTAGTAGATAATGGCCTGTTTATCAAGATGGCTACCTGTACGATCATAGGTTATCCCGATGGGTCGGTGAAGGAGTCTGGAGTAGATTAG
- a CDS encoding aminotransferase-like domain-containing protein, which yields MGKAKFTSEDHIYLQVAGGIEQMIAEEVLRIGDKLPSVRVLSEEYGISMGTAFQAYYHLEGKGLIEARPKSGYYVRFNHRRFPAVPNVIQPEPVTSEVTVQEMIMRILRDIDAHDMVNFTLAAPALELLPAAKLNKSVVYALRNGKDHCIGYENTQGNADLRKQIARLAFNWGGKVRPEEVVITSGCMEAIVLCLRAVTQPGDTVAVEAPAYFGIYQVIENLGLKVVEIPSDPTTGADLDCLQQVINDMPIKACLLVPNFNNPSGSCMPDEHKKKLVEMITRLNIPLIEDDIYGELYFGRHRPKTCKYYDTKGLVMHCSSLSKSLAPGYRVGWILPGKFLEQVSALKMMHTISSPTLTQVAIAHFLSIGRYEYHLKNLRKALHTQCLRYIQGVMQYFPEDTKISRPQGGFVLWIELNKKVDTYKLCLEALKHQVSVAPGRIFSNSCNYSNYLRIGYGSPWDDKVEKGLKTLGNLVKKMM from the coding sequence ATGGGCAAAGCAAAATTTACATCAGAAGATCATATCTACCTGCAGGTGGCCGGTGGCATTGAACAGATGATCGCAGAAGAGGTATTGAGGATTGGCGACAAGCTCCCCTCTGTACGGGTGCTGAGTGAAGAATACGGCATCAGCATGGGCACTGCTTTCCAGGCTTATTATCACCTGGAAGGAAAGGGATTGATAGAAGCAAGGCCCAAATCGGGTTACTATGTTCGTTTCAATCATCGCCGTTTTCCGGCAGTACCCAATGTAATACAGCCGGAACCGGTAACGAGTGAGGTGACGGTGCAGGAAATGATCATGCGGATTTTGAGGGATATCGACGCCCATGATATGGTCAATTTTACGCTGGCTGCGCCAGCGCTGGAATTATTGCCGGCTGCCAAGCTGAATAAGTCGGTAGTATATGCCCTGCGCAATGGAAAAGACCATTGTATCGGTTATGAGAACACACAAGGCAATGCGGACCTGCGCAAGCAGATCGCCCGGCTTGCTTTTAACTGGGGCGGCAAGGTCAGACCTGAAGAAGTGGTGATCACCTCGGGCTGTATGGAAGCGATCGTATTGTGTTTGCGGGCAGTCACGCAACCCGGTGATACGGTAGCGGTAGAAGCACCTGCTTATTTTGGCATTTACCAGGTTATTGAAAACCTGGGACTTAAAGTAGTGGAAATACCTTCTGATCCCACTACAGGCGCCGATCTTGACTGCCTGCAGCAGGTGATCAACGATATGCCTATAAAGGCCTGCCTGCTGGTGCCCAACTTCAATAACCCTTCCGGCAGTTGTATGCCGGATGAACACAAGAAAAAACTGGTAGAGATGATCACCAGGCTCAATATCCCACTGATCGAGGATGATATCTACGGTGAATTGTATTTTGGCAGGCACCGTCCCAAAACCTGTAAATATTATGATACCAAAGGATTGGTGATGCACTGCTCCTCCCTTTCCAAATCGCTGGCGCCCGGCTACCGGGTAGGCTGGATATTACCGGGTAAATTCCTGGAGCAGGTAAGTGCGCTTAAAATGATGCATACGATCAGCAGCCCCACCCTTACGCAGGTGGCCATCGCCCATTTCCTCAGCATCGGCCGGTATGAGTACCACCTGAAGAACCTTCGCAAAGCCCTGCATACACAATGTCTGCGTTATATACAAGGGGTGATGCAATACTTTCCGGAAGATACCAAGATATCGCGCCCGCAGGGAGGCTTTGTATTGTGGATCGAACTGAATAAGAAAGTGGATACTTATAAATTATGCCTGGAAGCGCTGAAACACCAGGTATCGGTAGCGCCGGGGCGTATCTTCTCCAACAGTTGTAATTATTCCAATTACCTGCGCATTGGATATGGAAGTCCCTGGGATGATAAAGTAGAGAAAGGATTAAAAACGCTGGGCAATCTGGTGAAGAAAATGATGTAA
- a CDS encoding helix-turn-helix domain-containing protein, whose amino-acid sequence MATQTQKKVTSKMNVRFGEHLHALRKAKELSLREMAELCSLDNSNISKIEHGKFDIQLSTIVELAKGLGVHPRELLDYDFE is encoded by the coding sequence ATGGCTACACAAACACAAAAAAAAGTAACCAGTAAAATGAATGTTCGCTTTGGCGAGCACCTGCATGCCCTTCGTAAGGCCAAAGAGCTTAGCCTCCGGGAAATGGCAGAGCTGTGCAGTCTGGACAACAGCAACATATCAAAGATCGAGCACGGGAAATTTGATATTCAATTGTCTACTATTGTAGAACTGGCCAAAGGCCTGGGTGTACATCCCAGGGAACTGCTGGATTATGATTTTGAATAG
- a CDS encoding RNA polymerase sigma factor yields the protein MDYQTFTANDAIALQLRADNIHAYQFILDQFSPALCFFATRLTGDEWAAAHITEQVALKLWDERKRFYSVAAIRDFLYASARDGCFRFVKKHQSHLKDDLTWLAIWQKTEGYIQCEIIRAEVLRQVSNNIEHLPCLRIKLI from the coding sequence ATGGACTATCAAACATTTACGGCTAATGATGCGATTGCCTTACAACTGCGGGCAGACAATATTCATGCCTACCAGTTTATCCTTGATCAGTTTTCGCCGGCACTCTGCTTTTTTGCTACGCGGCTTACCGGCGATGAATGGGCAGCAGCCCATATTACAGAACAGGTAGCATTGAAGTTATGGGATGAGCGGAAAAGATTCTATAGCGTAGCTGCCATCCGGGATTTTCTGTATGCCAGTGCAAGGGACGGCTGTTTCCGGTTTGTAAAAAAGCATCAGTCACACCTAAAAGATGACCTCACCTGGTTGGCCATATGGCAGAAAACGGAAGGCTATATACAATGTGAGATCATCCGTGCCGAAGTGTTGAGGCAGGTATCCAATAATATAGAGCATTTACCGTGCTTGCGGATAAAATTAATTTAA
- a CDS encoding glycoside hydrolase family 31 protein gives MYNRILLLLVIQCITLSLAANTGIGDIKGSFKRKDNTFHFTASNADVQLEFCTPGMVRIRSSWTRTFEASEPWMVVQYQWPAVSVQVKILPAYFLLTTTQLQVRLYKTAGRIDIYSAAGKLLSSEKVTTGQGGMQSQADTVSCTKQCLPDEQFFGFGERMDFLNQRSKKLNLNVGRGKGLPHAVGAYNILEANYSPIPFFLSTQGYAIFFHNSFATSWDMGATHDDEYRFAAPGGEMDYYFIYGPQFPTILDQYTALTGRSPLLPRFALGLHVGTYSGGTWGYEQMSSDRYVIALARKLREMGIPVDLLWLDSTWRIFGKKGGKGATSFEWRETFTNPKAMFDSLYAMGYQMAGLHLRPRFDNGNQIRLLDTAQQLGYTYKEGDYAGEFVNYFDSNAVNWWWQHGVMRVASIGAKFLKTDEGSAFGALANESDKVGPTGKAVQKLHNVFPIAYAKAPFEKFQQYNGVRGLNQTREGYAGIQRYPYIFAGDWPSEWQYFPAVIKAGLNIGLSGVGYWAHCMGGFEHNADPELYIRWCQFGLLSPIATVFGMDHPGYKEPWNYGADGLRNFKKYDSLRYHLQPYLYSTTWTQYKTGMPLMRALVLHYQDDRNVYDIGDQYLLGESIMVCPVTTKGAQTRTVYLPQGDWYDYWTGKTYTGKQYIHVVTPLDTMPLFVKAGSIIPSQPVMNYTGEKEVDRLTLDIYPGKGNFTLYEDDGKSLDYQQGENALTNMQVTATGKEIKLTIAAAAGTYTSSVSEYLLAFHLHKQPSKITVNGKELMIGHPDEVLDQTSYYFDPATKRCRFLIPKNKAGTQGQHLNATEVKVFL, from the coding sequence ATGTATAACAGAATTTTGTTATTGTTGGTCATTCAGTGTATTACCCTCTCTCTGGCAGCCAATACCGGTATCGGCGATATCAAAGGCAGCTTTAAACGTAAAGACAACACTTTCCACTTTACCGCTTCTAATGCAGATGTGCAACTGGAATTTTGTACACCGGGCATGGTACGCATCCGTAGTAGCTGGACAAGGACCTTCGAAGCCAGTGAACCCTGGATGGTGGTGCAATACCAATGGCCTGCCGTCAGCGTGCAGGTAAAAATATTGCCGGCGTATTTCTTATTGACCACGACTCAATTGCAGGTAAGACTTTATAAAACAGCTGGCCGTATAGATATCTATTCTGCTGCAGGGAAACTCTTGTCTTCAGAAAAAGTAACCACAGGCCAGGGAGGCATGCAAAGCCAGGCTGATACAGTAAGCTGTACCAAACAATGCCTGCCCGATGAGCAGTTCTTTGGTTTTGGTGAACGCATGGATTTTCTGAACCAGCGCAGTAAAAAACTCAACCTTAATGTAGGGCGTGGCAAAGGACTGCCCCATGCTGTGGGTGCTTACAATATCCTGGAAGCAAATTATTCGCCCATACCTTTCTTCCTGAGCACACAGGGGTATGCTATCTTTTTCCATAACTCCTTTGCCACTTCCTGGGACATGGGCGCCACGCACGACGACGAATACCGGTTTGCTGCACCGGGCGGTGAAATGGATTATTATTTTATCTATGGCCCCCAGTTCCCCACTATCCTGGATCAATATACAGCCCTCACCGGCCGCTCACCCTTATTGCCCCGCTTTGCCTTAGGATTGCATGTGGGTACTTATTCCGGTGGTACCTGGGGATATGAGCAAATGAGCTCCGACAGGTATGTAATAGCACTGGCCAGGAAATTAAGAGAGATGGGCATACCCGTAGACTTGCTTTGGCTGGATTCGACCTGGCGCATCTTTGGAAAAAAAGGCGGCAAAGGCGCCACCTCTTTTGAATGGCGCGAAACCTTCACCAATCCCAAAGCCATGTTTGATAGCCTGTATGCCATGGGTTACCAGATGGCAGGCCTGCACCTGCGGCCCCGCTTCGACAATGGCAACCAGATACGTTTACTCGATACAGCCCAGCAACTGGGTTATACCTATAAAGAAGGCGACTATGCCGGCGAGTTTGTCAATTACTTCGATTCCAATGCCGTGAACTGGTGGTGGCAGCATGGCGTAATGCGGGTAGCATCTATAGGAGCTAAATTCTTAAAGACAGATGAAGGCAGCGCCTTTGGCGCACTGGCCAATGAAAGCGATAAAGTAGGACCAACCGGGAAAGCCGTACAAAAATTGCACAATGTATTTCCCATCGCTTACGCCAAAGCCCCTTTTGAAAAGTTCCAGCAATACAATGGTGTGCGCGGTTTGAACCAGACCCGTGAGGGTTATGCCGGTATCCAACGTTATCCTTACATCTTTGCCGGCGACTGGCCCAGTGAGTGGCAGTATTTCCCGGCTGTGATCAAAGCCGGATTGAACATTGGTCTTTCCGGTGTGGGTTATTGGGCCCATTGTATGGGAGGTTTTGAACACAATGCCGATCCTGAATTGTACATACGCTGGTGCCAGTTTGGACTACTGAGTCCGATAGCTACCGTATTCGGCATGGACCATCCCGGTTATAAAGAGCCCTGGAATTATGGCGCTGATGGTCTGCGCAATTTCAAAAAGTATGATTCCCTGCGCTACCACCTGCAGCCTTATTTATACAGTACCACCTGGACACAATACAAAACCGGTATGCCGCTGATGCGGGCGCTGGTGCTGCATTATCAGGACGATAGGAATGTATACGATATTGGCGACCAGTACTTGCTGGGTGAAAGCATCATGGTATGTCCCGTGACCACCAAGGGTGCTCAAACAAGGACCGTGTACCTGCCGCAAGGCGATTGGTACGATTACTGGACAGGTAAAACTTACACCGGCAAACAATACATTCATGTAGTAACGCCCCTCGATACCATGCCGCTATTTGTAAAGGCAGGCAGCATCATTCCTTCACAGCCGGTGATGAACTATACCGGTGAAAAAGAAGTGGATCGACTAACACTGGATATATATCCTGGCAAGGGAAACTTTACCTTGTATGAAGATGATGGGAAGAGCCTGGATTACCAACAGGGAGAAAATGCCCTTACGAATATGCAGGTGACCGCTACGGGCAAGGAAATAAAGCTGACCATTGCGGCGGCTGCAGGTACTTATACTTCCAGCGTCAGCGAATACTTGCTTGCCTTTCACTTGCATAAGCAGCCTTCAAAAATTACTGTAAATGGCAAGGAACTGATGATCGGTCATCCGGATGAAGTGTTGGATCAAACCAGTTATTATTTTGATCCTGCTACAAAGAGATGCCGGTTCCTCATCCCTAAAAATAAGGCCGGGACACAGGGCCAGCATTTGAATGCTACAGAAGTGAAAGTATTTTTATAA
- a CDS encoding DUF6250 domain-containing protein encodes MKRSFLFCCLLWSLLPVLAQEATGGMQVQHLLTFKKKTLLFQDDFSKGLDTTAWRSEIDTQGTSSVYVRQGQLVLDIKGGVTTWLNKPLQGNILIEYNRTVLLDGGMHDRVSDLNQFWMATDPRNANLFTRTGVFESYDSLQLYYAGVGGNTNTTTRFRKYHGDGQKPLVQEYLDKAHLLQPNKTYHIQTIVYNGITQFIVDGIPYFTYKDAAPLTSGYFGFRSTGSRQVINEVKVYRIE; translated from the coding sequence ATGAAACGATCCTTTCTTTTTTGTTGTTTGCTATGGAGTTTGCTGCCCGTTCTTGCGCAGGAGGCCACAGGTGGCATGCAGGTGCAGCATCTCCTTACCTTCAAAAAGAAAACATTACTCTTTCAGGATGATTTCAGCAAAGGACTGGATACGACTGCCTGGAGATCGGAAATAGATACCCAGGGTACTTCTTCCGTTTATGTACGGCAGGGGCAACTGGTGCTGGATATCAAAGGAGGTGTAACCACCTGGCTGAACAAGCCCTTACAAGGGAATATCTTAATAGAATATAATCGTACGGTATTGCTGGATGGCGGGATGCATGACCGGGTATCTGACCTGAACCAATTCTGGATGGCAACAGATCCACGGAATGCTAACCTGTTTACGCGGACGGGTGTATTTGAATCCTATGATTCGTTGCAGCTGTATTATGCAGGTGTGGGCGGCAATACAAACACCACCACCCGTTTTCGCAAATATCATGGTGACGGGCAAAAACCATTGGTACAGGAGTACCTGGACAAAGCGCACTTGCTACAGCCCAACAAAACCTACCATATACAAACCATTGTATACAATGGCATCACGCAGTTTATAGTAGACGGTATTCCTTACTTCACCTACAAAGATGCCGCGCCATTGACCAGCGGATATTTTGGTTTTCGCTCCACGGGGTCGAGGCAGGTGATTAATGAGGTTAAAGTGTATAGGATTGAATGA
- a CDS encoding arylsulfatase: MKHLVPALLLPILLANSGITQAQQKNTRNRQPNIILIVADDLGHGDVGCYGQQKTTTPNIDQLAATGMRFTQFYSGTTVCAPSRASLMTGQHTGHTPIRGNRGFQPEGQFPLPDSSLTIAEVLKKAGYVTGAFGKWGMGYPGSTGEPLKQGIDRFYGYNCQSEAHNYYPDHLWDNDRRVEFPANRTGDVMYSGDKIHAAAMDFLQQNKRKPFFLFLPYTLPHGDLDVPRDSVYQRYVKLFNEQSLPVPTGPIKGRFEPYPHAAFAAMVSRLDRYVGEVYHYVQQNGLADNTLIIFTSDNGPHREDGGDPKFFNGNGGFRGIKRDMYEGGIRVPFIANWKGTIKAGVTNDQPAAWWDLFPTFQQLANILVWKNIDGISIVPALTGQPQPSHEYFYWEFHEQGGKQAVRWGDWKGVRLNVSTVKDGPIELYDLKNDPAEQKNIAADHPEVVKQIATYMQQAHVSDPNWPVLVGEVKP; the protein is encoded by the coding sequence ATGAAACATCTTGTTCCTGCGCTGCTTTTACCCATACTTCTCGCAAATTCCGGAATCACACAAGCTCAGCAAAAAAATACCCGCAACCGGCAGCCCAATATAATTTTGATCGTGGCAGATGACCTGGGCCATGGCGATGTAGGATGTTATGGCCAACAGAAAACGACCACACCCAATATTGATCAACTGGCTGCTACTGGTATGCGGTTCACCCAATTTTATTCCGGCACTACCGTATGCGCCCCTTCCCGCGCCAGCCTTATGACAGGCCAGCACACCGGTCATACACCCATTCGTGGTAACCGGGGTTTTCAACCCGAAGGCCAGTTTCCTTTGCCCGACTCTTCCCTCACAATAGCCGAGGTATTGAAAAAGGCAGGATATGTAACCGGCGCCTTTGGTAAATGGGGTATGGGTTATCCCGGTTCTACCGGAGAACCCCTGAAGCAGGGTATCGATCGTTTCTATGGTTACAACTGTCAGTCCGAAGCACACAACTATTACCCGGATCACCTGTGGGACAATGACCGGCGTGTTGAATTTCCCGCCAACCGCACCGGCGATGTGATGTATTCCGGCGATAAGATACATGCCGCTGCCATGGACTTCCTGCAACAGAACAAGCGTAAACCTTTCTTTCTTTTCCTACCTTATACCTTGCCTCATGGCGACCTGGATGTACCGCGCGACAGCGTATACCAGCGCTATGTAAAATTGTTCAACGAACAGTCTTTACCTGTACCAACCGGTCCCATCAAAGGACGCTTTGAGCCTTATCCCCATGCAGCCTTTGCCGCCATGGTCAGCAGGCTCGACAGGTATGTGGGAGAAGTATACCACTATGTACAGCAAAATGGCCTGGCCGATAATACCCTTATTATCTTCACCAGTGACAATGGTCCGCACCGCGAAGACGGCGGCGATCCCAAATTCTTCAATGGCAATGGCGGCTTCCGCGGTATCAAACGCGATATGTATGAAGGAGGTATCCGTGTGCCCTTTATTGCCAACTGGAAAGGGACCATCAAAGCAGGGGTGACCAATGATCAGCCTGCCGCCTGGTGGGACCTCTTCCCTACTTTTCAGCAACTGGCCAATATCCTGGTATGGAAAAACATCGATGGCATTTCCATTGTGCCTGCGCTAACCGGTCAGCCGCAGCCATCCCATGAATACTTCTATTGGGAGTTTCATGAACAAGGTGGAAAGCAGGCTGTGCGTTGGGGCGACTGGAAAGGGGTGAGACTGAATGTATCAACTGTAAAAGATGGCCCGATTGAATTATATGACCTCAAAAATGATCCTGCCGAGCAGAAGAATATAGCTGCTGATCATCCGGAGGTGGTGAAGCAAATTGCTACCTATATGCAGCAGGCTCACGTATCCGATCCCAACTGGCCAGTGCTGGTGGGGGAAGTAAAACCCTAA
- a CDS encoding TonB-dependent receptor domain-containing protein — protein sequence MKLFTLALLVLLTGHSLFAQQKVAGSIKGKVVDVLNNLPLPDATITVMSKEDSSAVGFSVADKTGAFEIKNIPGGSYLLGISFTGYGNFMRSIDITAAKPDINLDTVKLRTDTSLMTTVFVTAPPITIKKDTVEFRASAFKTKPNATVEDLLKKLPGVEVDKDGNVTSQGENIPKIYVDGKEFFGNDPKLATKNLTAEMVESIQVFDDMSDQAKFTKIDDGSRQRTINIKLKKDRRKGLFGRTTVGGGSSDRYTGNLSMNMFNEDQRISIVGGANNLNRLGFSASDVVSSMGGMGGFSGGGGGGGRGGRGGGGGGGGSAGNGNTKSWNAGVNYRDNWGKKMEFNANYFVSKTSTINRSKSLRQNLFSNDSTSLSDEQSYQRNDNLNHRFGFRWEYAIDSMNSILLTPNITIQQSESESFDSILTIARTPKYNYKAIEGISSRTNQRDGVSFSNNLLFRHRFKKLGRTFTIGWNTAVNDSEGDGYNTSPYNYYNPDSTLSRTRDQRQHNEQLTNSFNNTVSSSLTEMLGEGKILELNYAYTVNESTSDRKVFDYAQNTGAYDSVNKNQTNYFENTFISSRVGTNFRVKKLKYDFQLGGAVQFATLKNMSHRAMTGKDSTMSQRYTNFFPNANFNYNLGTRKSIRFGYRGSTRAPSISQLQDVVDQSNQLVYRTGNPNLKQEFTNNFNASYNTFNVSNFLFFNMNLNASVISNKIVNSMEKIGGTTQLIRPVNLNGSWNMSFSGTVGIPLVKVTTGKRSPMNVNLTSSVRYNRDINQQQGVIGFNKTIGLGQRIRYDYNIPDKLDVGASANFNYNDAKFDLQENANNRYFNHNYSLDITYTFLKRFMLSSDFDYYVNSGRADGFNQPIPLWNASIAWVMFKKRNGELRFSVVDIMNQNKNIDRTIDPNYIEDTFTETLRRYFLVTFMYNLNRFGGRKNGGQNRGNGGGMQRQGGGGNGGGNRRF from the coding sequence ATGAAATTATTTACCCTGGCCCTATTGGTATTACTGACAGGTCATAGCCTTTTTGCCCAACAAAAAGTAGCTGGCAGTATTAAAGGTAAAGTAGTGGATGTGTTGAATAACCTGCCCTTGCCCGATGCTACTATCACGGTGATGAGCAAGGAAGACTCTTCTGCTGTTGGCTTTTCTGTAGCCGATAAAACAGGCGCTTTTGAGATCAAAAACATTCCCGGAGGTTCTTACTTACTTGGTATCAGCTTTACCGGCTATGGCAACTTCATGCGTTCTATTGATATTACAGCTGCTAAACCGGATATTAACCTGGATACGGTAAAGCTGCGTACCGATACCAGCCTCATGACTACGGTGTTTGTAACGGCGCCACCCATTACCATCAAGAAAGACACCGTAGAGTTCAGGGCCAGCGCTTTCAAAACAAAGCCCAATGCCACGGTGGAGGATCTCCTGAAAAAACTGCCCGGCGTAGAGGTAGATAAAGATGGCAACGTAACCTCTCAGGGTGAGAACATTCCCAAGATATATGTGGACGGTAAAGAATTCTTCGGCAACGACCCCAAGCTGGCCACCAAGAACCTTACGGCCGAGATGGTGGAAAGTATACAGGTGTTTGACGACATGAGCGATCAGGCCAAGTTTACAAAAATTGATGATGGCAGCCGCCAGCGTACCATTAATATTAAATTGAAGAAAGACAGGCGCAAAGGTTTGTTTGGCCGTACCACCGTAGGCGGCGGCAGTAGTGATCGCTATACCGGCAACCTGTCCATGAATATGTTCAATGAAGATCAGCGTATATCCATTGTGGGTGGAGCCAACAACCTTAACCGGCTGGGCTTTTCCGCCAGTGATGTTGTTAGCTCTATGGGAGGAATGGGTGGCTTTAGTGGCGGCGGTGGAGGTGGCGGAAGAGGTGGCCGCGGTGGCGGCGGAGGTGGCGGCGGCAGTGCCGGCAATGGCAATACCAAATCCTGGAATGCCGGGGTGAACTACCGCGACAACTGGGGCAAAAAAATGGAGTTCAATGCCAATTACTTTGTATCCAAAACCAGTACTATCAATCGCAGCAAGAGCTTGCGTCAGAACCTGTTTAGCAATGATTCCACTTCCCTCAGTGATGAACAATCCTACCAAAGGAATGATAACCTCAATCACCGGTTTGGCTTTCGCTGGGAGTATGCCATTGATAGCATGAACTCTATCCTGCTTACCCCCAATATCACTATCCAGCAGTCAGAGTCCGAAAGTTTTGATTCCATATTGACTATTGCCCGCACGCCCAAATACAATTACAAAGCGATTGAAGGAATCAGCTCAAGGACCAACCAGCGTGATGGAGTTAGCTTTAGCAATAACCTATTGTTCCGTCACCGGTTTAAGAAATTAGGCAGGACCTTTACCATCGGCTGGAATACTGCGGTAAATGACAGCGAAGGAGATGGTTACAATACTTCTCCTTATAATTATTATAATCCCGATAGTACATTGAGCCGTACCAGGGATCAACGGCAGCACAATGAACAGCTCACCAATTCCTTCAACAATACGGTGAGCTCTTCCCTCACTGAAATGCTGGGGGAAGGCAAGATACTGGAATTGAATTATGCTTATACCGTCAATGAAAGCACCAGCGACCGGAAAGTGTTTGATTATGCACAGAATACCGGGGCCTACGACAGTGTGAATAAGAACCAGACCAATTATTTCGAGAACACCTTTATCTCCAGCAGGGTGGGGACCAACTTCCGGGTGAAAAAGCTGAAATATGATTTCCAGTTGGGCGGCGCTGTACAGTTTGCCACACTGAAGAACATGAGCCACCGCGCTATGACAGGCAAGGACAGTACCATGAGCCAGCGGTATACCAACTTCTTCCCCAATGCCAACTTTAATTATAACCTGGGTACCCGCAAAAGTATCCGCTTTGGTTACCGTGGTAGTACCCGTGCGCCCAGCATCAGCCAGTTGCAGGATGTGGTAGACCAAAGCAACCAGCTGGTATACCGCACCGGTAACCCCAACCTGAAGCAGGAGTTTACCAATAACTTCAACGCCAGTTATAACACCTTTAATGTTTCCAATTTCCTGTTCTTCAACATGAACCTCAATGCATCCGTGATTAGCAACAAGATCGTGAACAGCATGGAGAAGATAGGTGGCACTACCCAATTGATCCGTCCGGTGAACCTGAATGGCTCCTGGAACATGTCGTTTTCCGGAACAGTAGGCATTCCCCTGGTCAAAGTAACCACCGGTAAGCGCAGCCCCATGAATGTGAACCTTACCAGCAGCGTTCGTTATAACCGCGATATCAACCAGCAGCAAGGAGTTATTGGTTTCAACAAGACCATCGGGCTGGGGCAGCGCATCCGGTACGATTACAATATTCCCGATAAGCTCGACGTGGGCGCCAGCGCCAATTTCAATTACAATGACGCCAAATTTGATCTGCAGGAAAATGCCAACAACCGGTATTTCAACCACAATTATTCACTGGATATAACCTATACTTTCCTGAAGCGTTTTATGCTGAGCAGTGATTTTGATTATTATGTGAACAGCGGGCGCGCAGATGGATTTAACCAGCCCATTCCTTTGTGGAATGCCAGCATAGCCTGGGTAATGTTTAAAAAGCGGAATGGTGAGCTGCGCTTTAGTGTAGTAGACATCATGAACCAGAATAAGAATATTGACCGCACCATCGATCCCAATTACATCGAGGATACTTTCACAGAAACCCTGCGCCGGTATTTCCTGGTTACCTTTATGTATAACCTCAACCGTTTTGGCGGCAGGAAAAATGGAGGCCAGAACAGGGGCAATGGGGGTGGTATGCAAAGACAGGGTGGTGGTGGAAATGGAGGCGGCAACCGACGTTTTTAA